TTGACTCTCaacttaattattatgctgCCTATTTTATCTAACtatgattaatattaaatgtttttaattgtacattctttatcaatttttattgttttaatattaaatgatacgtgtattttcaaaatatgcaATGATAACGCGAATATATAAACTACTTTGTATTTAGTTtagatgataaataaaattatagtattgtatttttattatttggaaCAAAATGTAGTTTAATTTTGCAATAACTACACTTTCACTATAACATTGTACTCAATATGATTATGTATGATGTAACAAATCTTTTTGGTAGTATGAGTAAATAAATCAGACAATAACAACATTTCATAGCCTCTTGCTTATATACTACATTTCTATTAGTGCATGCCCTTTGATTTTCaagtcttattttttataaagtataaaactctttattttgtcaaaaattataaaaaaaaagtttttatttacataaaaatgatcATAAAACTTAACTAACCGATTTTAGATACTTGACTTACTACATGGCGTTAATATGTGCAAATCGATATTACTATTGTCACATCACTCGTCATATATATTTTCTCATATACCTTCATACTTCTTCATAAGACTACgaaacattatttgttataaGGTAAGTGTTTGTGCCACACTATCACGCCATCATATAacacaaaacaattattttaaccgCAAGAACAACTGAATTTTGATTTAACTTCTAGGATATAGATGTCACAGTACAACTTTCTGTTggatgaaataattattttacattataagaATTGGCTATTGGAAGAAACAGATGTTTTAAAGGTCGGTTTCGCAATCTTAGGCATAAATGCTTCATCTCACGCAAGCTTAACAGTAGGTATATTGTATGGGTTAGGGTCACAGATCACATATCGAAAGCACCAATGTATACCACAACTCAAGCACACTGTAACACTACGATATACACAACACGATATTGACTTTGATTTAGGAGCAGGTCCTTACACTAAGAGGTGACGCGAAGACGACCGCGGCGGTCGTGAAATGTATATATAACGTTTCGTCTATTTGAGATCATTTAAAAGTCTTATCACTTTGTACTGTCTACACCCAGCTAATAATTTTGAGCGTGATTTGAGCGTCACCCTGtctagaataataatattaatgaataagtCCGCGATCGTGTCGGCGTCACAGAAGAGACGGTGGCGACATAGGGCCGCTTATACGTACGCTGTGGCGCTAGATCTGTGTGGAGAAGCGCGGCCGGGGCAGCTCGAACACGTCGCCGTGCACCGAGCGGGCCAGCGCTTTGATGCTCGCCGCTATGTCCTGAGTCTCCTCCTGTtgattaattgtttatttaacaatattgggtacacatttttttgtatgactgataatataatatataaacaatatgAAAATGGTGAAGTGAAGATCaacaaaaaactaaacagATTCGGTAATTATGTGTATAACGATGAAAATATACGAAGATTATTCCCTTGCATTTTGctgtattatttgaattattagTGCAATATCCCagcacacacgaaggcatttTGAACAGAGCAATAGCACGTGTTGACGCGGCAAGTGGGGGGCACAGCCCGGCACAGACTAAATGAGTTTGTGACGTTTGCCTCTAACTCGTGTTACAAAGAGTGTAGTAGCGATGTCCTATctagtacgtagtacatagTAACTCAATGCATACAagcaaaacaataaataaatagaaaggTACACGCTTGAAGCCAAGGGCATAACTACagtttaatttatacttataattaagGTCGACACTCACAAAATCATCGAGTTCAGCGTGCGCGGCGTGGTGCGGGTAGGCGGGCACGCTGACGGGCAGCGAGCGCGCGACGTCGGCCGCCGCGCCGCGCCCGCGCGCTATGTGGATGCCCTCGTCGTTGCTGCCCTCCGCTGTACAACAcacatcattttattatatgtgtatagtgtgatattttatatcaaactagctgtgctgcgcggtttcacccgcgtcgctccgctcctgttggtcttagcgtgataatatatagcctgtattactcgtggataatgtagctttcgaatggtgaaagaattcttaaaatcggtccagtagtttatgagcctattcattacaatcaaacaaacaaacaaagttttcctctttataatattagtgtagattaagagaaaaaaaattagaacaTTTTCCCTGCATTGACGTAAAATTAAAGGGTGTTCTTATTAGAGAGTGTTCAGAAAATGTAGCTTATTTACTTTTCTTACAACACATACTGTCTATCGAATGTTAATGCTACAAATCAGTCATCAGACCACTATCTCACACTTCCACATATGAATTTTCCACacgaaatttaaataaatttatatatatagattacttAACGGAACCAGgaaattatatgaaattatatcACTTACTTTAAATAGGTATGATCTATAAACAAACTAATACCTGAATAACCATAAAATGaagattaacaaaaaaaaattatcagaataaataaacttacgATCGGAATCATAGTCGTCAAAATCAGAGGCCATGTTTCGTGAATCCATGCCCTCTAAGTCGAATATATCTTCTGCATCCAAGGAATCCTCCTCATGAGGAATCTGTGCATTTGTCTGTTGACATAATAACACAACTTATTAAACGCTGAAAAATGCAAAAACACAATGTTATCCAAtccaatattatttgaatatttgtaagaaaatataaatagtgttaaaaataactataataaaagcATACCTAAATACATTGTACactacttaaatataatataaaagcatACACAAAgtaaaatctaaattatatttaaaattaaattttagttgGTGAATTTTTTTACTGGGAAAGTAGACAAAATCCAAGTCTATAGGGAAAATCGAAAAatgctgaaaaaaaaataccaggCCGATCTTGACTAAATTAGGTAGTTGTTTTAAATCAATACTCCTTTCGAAATTGAACATATTGAGGctattgtttttgaaaaaaaaatatatatgtggcatctttttacaataaaacttggaaattttttatttcaatggtGCACAAGTACCTTAACAACATTGTGTGTAAACTTCTTAGCATCTTTAAGGGAAGACAGTCTCCGTCTCTGCAGAGGCGGCGCGAGGGGGGACGGCGGGCCGTTGTCCACACTGTTGTTGTTTATCCAACCATCGCTATCTGCACTGTTTCTTGTTTTGCTTATAATACTGGAAATTTCACACAAATAGTTACTCTCACAAAAACATtaaagggtgcttttccaccagagATGTGCGAGGATGCGTAGCGAGGGAAGTTCCAATCATATTGATTCATTTAGTGTTTCAAGCGATACTATTGTTTCTTTACAAATGAATCCCTCACTACCCATACTCGCAAATCTCTAGTGAAAAGCACCCTAATGAGATGaagttttttaaactacttaaTGCAATCAACtagaaattaatgaaatatgcAGATTTTTCATGTACTTATAACAAATATcagtgtttaaaaaaaattataactacaAAACAGAAGATTACATGTACTCATAACTCATtagacaataaataataagctaTCTTTATAGATAAGCTTGAAACACAAATCattgatgaaaataaagaaatcaaaaCACTTTACTATTTAGTTCATTGCTTTTCTCAGTTGTAAACATTAGCATCAGTGCCAAATATTCAAGCACCAGACTTgcaaataaattgtatgtcatgtcaaataaaaatagcattatttgtttaatactGACGAATCAACACTTTTTATCTGTGTGAGTTCAATCACAAATTGTATGGACTATTCAAAAAACATACATAGTCATAGATTTTAAATGCTTCTGTGCTCTAAAGtaaattacaaacaaataatttggTATCACTTCTCATACctagataaaattttatgatctcTTTGTGCTCTTTCTCTATAAGCTTCATATTCTGCATATTTCTGTTCCTTATACTGTCTCACAGCTTCTTCTATTGCTTCTAATTGTGACTGTAGATTCTGATTTAACTGCTTTCTCAACCCAATTGCTGCCATTGACAATAAGTCGTTCTTTGTACCTATGACCTGATTGTTTGtatctatattttctttcatgTCAGCATCATTTGATAAATCCGGGACGAGTAGGTTAAAAACTGGAGAGAAGTTAGTTGCTTTCTTAAGGTTGATAATGTTTTCTTGTGTAGTCtgtaaaagatttaatatgattaaaaaaggataattaGATTTATACTcttagatagggaggcgaagaggggaattttctgcaatactcgagcgtggcagtttaagatatgagagataccttagacctaatagaacaaactttttcactatttagctctatatgtagtgacgcgcgcctaggatagacgatcagattagtaaaaaaaaatcgatagtctgaaatactcgagcgcgtcagattaagatattgggggttgatttcagtgttttaagactaaatttaattaatctgaccataagtccttgacgccgccgagttatagggtcgcgaacttgtaaaaaaaaaacgttcaCCCGgtattctcgagcgcgattttttttatttttattttgaagaatataatctaaaacttactaaaaacacaaaatctgccggtttccgcatgaccggaagtctggaggagccatttcgtcttccgaaaaacgcgttgcagcatataagtcgcgaactttactttttcaaaaaaaaaagtttaaataaacaaaaaaggtaattttattttacaaaaaaaggtctcttttcatttttctccaaagtttaatttttttttacttgaagcatcataaaaactcaaactcccggtttttcgAGTATATCTTgaaaactgagggtggtaagaaaaattgatatgaaataacgatgattaaaaaaaagaaacccacaaacctttttcggtcagattaagagaacccaccaacatttttatcagattaagaaaatatgctttcaggatacctagataaacctcccctatgaaaatctgacgcgctcgagtatttcaaaaggactttttttttctgcattttcaaaaattcatcgtaacttatcgtcatgctgtaatcgtcagtttttttaaggggagctttctTGGGGCCtaattaacaccccttccgaaaatctgacgcgctcgagtaaatttttttttgtgcatttttgacgaatttatatgcctagccccaccacgcaaaccggcagattagtataccgttgttatcagaggcacttggggcatacgtagtatgaatatctgacgcgctcgagaatgcccaagtaactgttttttttttacatttttgaaaatccgtacacgccaaacccaccgctaaaatggtttttaccatagaagcttttcttttcgaaattattttctctttcgattttgataagtctcgacgacgccgttgaattacgccatttagctacctcgcctccctatctatctatagtctatacaaatattaatgatGGTGTAAAGTGAAAACTTAAATGAAGtatactgaaaaaaaaaatattattcaaatataaataagttaattaggtattcatttaatttattttgcttcattaaagttatatatttaatgatttttttttaagtatgcACACCTGTATAGACTTATTGATAAGTGCTATATCTTTTTCTTGTAGTTTGGCAAAAGTTGTCTGTCCACAAGCTAAACATGACTCTACAGTCCATCGTCCGACAACACGATCCCCAACAAGTGCTGGTTGAACAACAGTATTCCTCAATATACTCAAGGGACAGGAGATTAAtttctgaaaataaattaattaactataattaacaaataatagggcataatttattccaaatattaaaattcctAGAAAGAAGAATGGAAGAAATTCATCTGCATCAATGTACtgttttgattttgtttttttatcagatattGATTTAAGTACTTcaacacatttaaatattttgataaagtcTACTGATAAGCTTGTTCTGTTAAACTAGATTTTCATTCATATCAGTTATTATATCCAATAACATTCCCGTACATtagattaataaatgtttttgtttatattgaaaaataggtatataaagttactgtataaaaaaatatattatattaattatcgaaagctaaaacataatttacataTACGTTTACATGAcaaaatgtatatataaagTATTAACATTATATAACGTTCGTATTTCATAGAAAACAAACCTACAAGCTAGTTACCAAAATAACCTTTGTTATAATGAATTCAAGTGGATGTTTTGTTATTCTGTAACAGCATCCATTCGTATTACTATTAATTATCATCGCCTTAGTGCTTGCTCTCGTAAATATTCCGTCagtaatgtattaaaattgtataatatattaaactttaaGTCAAATGTCTTTAAAAAGTCAAGGTTGAATAATGTTTACCGATTATACCTCACTGAAAAAAATGTCTCTTTGTTCCGTCGGTGATAACTCCAGTCTTTCGATATCGGTGATTTCTTCCATTTTATCACTTTGTAATATAACGTTTAAGCATTTGCAAGCACAGAGAGCCATTTTAGTTTGTATATAATCTTAGATttggtaaatttatttaaaagaaacacAAATGGAGTAAATATACGATGTACAAAGTAGTTCAATAGAGGCGAAACGcgtttgtatttatgtttcaaTCTATACACACatgttcaatattatattcacacATGCAAGAACACAGTGCAAGAAGAACAAAATCACCTATTATCTTGACAAGCAAatctagtaggtacctaaataatttatgagtattgttttacttgctctgtggtttTGTTTAGTCTGTATCAATGGCAGATAAAAGAGACTATGTTGCATTGTTTAACGTAATTCTATTGCATTTAACTAAGCATTATTGcatcaaaattaaaacatgtaatttgtaaaacagatgccataatttttttagtttttataatattctcatGTGACATTTAAGGTGGGTACAGACTGGTGAAACGTAACATGAAATGTATAATTCTGCCTTTCATTGCATGTTCGCTGCAAGCGTGGACGCATAGCGCGCTCATAACGCGCATTCACTACGAACCTCCCGCGTTCGTGTTCCTTGCCCCTTTGTGTTCGTTCGAAAAACAGACAAATCACGGATCGCTCCGCGCGCGGCTTGTAATGTTCGTAGCATCGCACAAGACGTCCAAACTATGAGAAATTGTTACAAAGTGTGTAACccatatatattaataactgtttacttttgttttttaatttttcttaatttaccTACTTGCAAGATAAGTTACAAGTAAAAACTAGTGTTATCAACTTATCATAAACTAGCTtttacccgcggcttcgcccgcttttatTAGCCTATATCCGTCTCCAGGGTCCCAACTTTCTCTGTAtcaaaattcatcaaaatcggttttGCCATGTAGGCGTGAAGATataacagacaaacaaactcactttcacttttataatattagtatgttaAGTTACTAAAGTTcaaaaatacgaaataaaaaatgcttaATAACACGCTAAGAATTTCCGTGCACGATTGTACACATGCGCAGACTGCCCCCACTACTTTCCTCGAGCGATCTAGAATAAACGCGCCAAGTATACGGTGAATTCTTTCATTGCATGACACATTCCATGTCACCAGTCCGTACCCACCTTTACACAGATGGACATTGGACACATTGACATGTGATGGACATCAGTCATCAGCTGTTGTCAGATGTcagcacacgtgtcaaaaCGAGTAAATGAGTACCTAAATACCgactacatttatttaaaaagtgctGTAAAGAAATGAAggataatacctatataatttgaaacaaataaacCGGTAATAACgcataatacaaaaaataatttgtatgttttgtaatatttatatttttcatgagTTTACTTTGAGGTTacctaaaattttaatttttattttccttttgtttgaatagtttaaacatttaaaaaatgtcgAAGAGAAGTCAACCCAGTTGGAGCCCGCCAGTGAGGTCGGAAGCAAGACCAACTTTAAAGCTTTATAATAGTCTTACACGACAAAAAGAAGAGTTTGTATGTTCCAATGGTAATCGAGTCAATTGGTACAGTTGTGGTCCTACGGTATATGATGCTTCCCATATGGGCCATGCAAGGTACACACTTTAAGGATTTTGTTGCTCTTCCATATtgataactataataatttttaaataatgtatatgCACAAtaacttaaacatttataatacttcaaaatttaatttcaggTCCTATAtatcatttgatattttacgaCGTGTTCTGGCTGACTATTTTggttatgatatattttttgtgatgAACATAACAGATATagatgataaaattataaaaagaggaagacaaaattatttatatgagaAATATATTGGAgaggaaaaaagtttaaacacAATTGTAGATGATGCTACTGCTGTTGTGGATTATTATGAGGAAGTAGTGAAAAATACTGCTGACGTAGACAagaaaaattgtttacaaaaaattctagataagtaagtattatttGGTTATAGAGCGAAGCCAAATTTGCAAGCTTGCATCATGCATATGGCATAGTCTGTTTTGAGTTCATTGCACTGCTGTGCCAAAGTAGTACAGAAATAATCTgtcaaaattattgaattactgtaacatacacatacaataAACATGTTACACTCAAGGGCTTTTAAAAACTGTTCAAGTACCaagtatacaatttttaatatccaatatactgtaaaatattacCATCCCTTACTTTTAATATCAGTTATGACTACCAATATTTCCTAGGTATACCTTGAGTACATGGTGACTCATTCACTATAATTTCATTATCTTATGAGAATACAAATGGGGATGAGAAATACACAGGCAGGCAATAGTTTATCTTTTTATAGctataattcatattattcatcaacatttttttaagtactagcgttccgcccgcggcttcacctgtgtttaaaaaaaaacccgcattgttTCCTTTCCGTGGGATtgccaggataaaacctatcctatatgttaatccaagttaccctctatttgtgttctaaatttcattgtaattggtccagtagttttttcgtgaaagagtaacaaacacacacaataTATAGGGAGTAAGACTAactctttataaaattaatattttagttagaTTAGTTTAAATCAAACTTCAAATTCTACTATTTCTTAGTATACcctttctttttaataattattaattttataataaatgaaatattattattttcagtgtTGCAAGAGCAGTTAAAGAATTAAAAGCAGCTGTAGAATCGAATGatgaagaaaaaattaattctGCTAAGGCTGAAATGTTAAAATCTGCTAAAGATCCATTATCAGAATGGTTAGATAGCAAATATGGTGCGAGTGTCACAGACAATGCAGTATTCACTAAACTTTCTAGGTATTGGGAAAATGAATACCATAAAGACATGAAGGCGCTAAATGTATGTTGATtcgatttttaatatatagtattttaaaacattcaaaataacTCAATCCACTGTACAATACCATCTTATATTCTTTCATAATTCGTAAatcttatacatattattaaaataatagatagTAATTGTTTAATCTTTTTACAGATCCTACCTCCAGATGTATTAACAAGGGTTAGCGAATATGTACCacaaattattgaatttatacaGAAAATTATTGATAACGGTCTAGCTTATGAATCAAAAGGATcagtgtattttaatgttagtGAATTTGATGGTAAAGACAAACATCATTATGCTAGGCTGGTTCCAGAAGCATATGGGGATGCAAAATCCTTGCAAGAAGGAGAAGGTAAGCATtgtacattattaaatatttgtgtatCTTGTGGTCATGTTACTACACCAAGGCTATGCACTTTATATGAGAATGCCCTGCTTTAAAGTTTTGTTTATCTTGCTATTACCAGTGATAGCAAAATTTTCCAGCATTCCAAagaaatctaataaaaaaaaaaataagggagaacataggctactttttgttataagataaaaacttatattttcatttagtcTAAAATGCAGTTCCTTTATACTTATCTATTAATTACAGGTGATTTGAGCGATGAAAGTGCTGAGAAAAAGTCGCCCAATGACTTTGCTCTATGGAAGAAGAGTAAAGCCGGAGAACCATCATGGGATTCACCGTGGGGCGCGGGCAGGCCAGGCTGGCATATAGAGTGCTCGGCTATGGCGGGCGATGTGTGTGGTTCCAATTTAGATATACACACTGGGGGAGTGGATTTGAAGTTCCCGCATCATGATAATGAGTTGGCTCAAAGTGAGGTAAGTAAATGAAGCATTCGTGTTTTCATGagtaaataaagtattttttaaagctaTGAATTATTTTCTGTGTTATATGCAGCATTTAAACCAtcttttatacaataatagcTGCTTGTCTGTGCTCTGCCCTTGTTGAACTgggataaattataaaaaacaaattaaaaattgccTGTTGCATTGTTCAGTTTGTAGGATTATGCTGGTGGAATAACGTTTTAATAAGTTTCACtagtttttgagttaaattattacaagcAAAAGGTCAAGTCTTTTCTCTATTGAGTTGCAGTATAAATAAAgacagaatttttttaataaatagtaaaattaacatttttatttcttatgatGCCCTAATAAATATGATGAAAGTGTAAATTGTgataaaaatgattaattaGCGTTGTTTCATTTAAACAGGCATATTTCGACAAGCCAGGATGGGTGAATTACTTCCTACACACTGGTCATCTAACCATAGCTGGTTGTAAAATGTCGAAATCATTGAAGAACTTCGTGACGATATCTGATGCGTTACGACGTCACACAGCGCGTCAGTTGCGTATCGCTTTTCTATTGCACGGCTGGAAGGATACGCTAGATTATTCAGATAATACAATGGAAATGGCGATTCaaactgaaaaattgtttaatgtaAGTTGTTTGATAGAATCGTATAATTGCTAAGATTAacagcaataaaatatatcgagATTTGTGGGTCaatctgttttttttatcatctatcatctatatatataaaaatgaaacccgttttccttggtcacggcatcacacGTGAACggttggaccgatttcgataattatttttttttataatattctttgaagtatgaggatggatcttatggaaagaaaacataaacatgtaccacgggcgaagccggggcggaccgctagttcagaataataatatgtatctgtAAAATTTGGTTGTAATACTTGTCTTAATCTCTAACATTTTTTAGGAATTCTTCTTGACTGTCAAAGATGCGTTACGTAGTGGGTATGATGAAGGATGCGGAGGGGAATGGAGTCCAGAGGAACAACAGCTCTCTAATAAAATAGCAACAGTGAAGGAGCAAGTTCATGCTGCACTTTGTGGTATGTTAATtggatataaatttatagctTTTTGTAGAATAACCTAAGAAGTATATGTCTGTGACTTCGTTAATGATGAAAATCTTGTAAttgatgaattttaaattcatcaaTTACAagattttacattatatttattgaaaaaggcagccacaaacacacatacaaatagatataaataattagaattatgtgataagattatttttaaattcaagaaGATTTAGATACTTACTTACCAAAATGGTTTTCCCTTTGTATCTTTAACGTAATGTATCACAATCattgtaatgtttaattattcatgcttataatgtttcataataaaaaaacatttttcatttatttttgtttattttaataacagatAACATAGACACTAGAAGTGCCATAGACGCACTCCGGGAGCTAGTAGGCGCAGTCCATGTGTACTTACGTCAAACCACACCAAGGAACTCACCACTATTGGCATCTGCAGCGAGATACGTTACAGATATACTTCATATATTTGGAGCTATTGAAGGTCCTAGAGGCCTCATTGGGTTCCCTGTTGGCGATGCTAATAACGTTTGTGTaagttatctatacatataataaatctgtagaagggtcaattctgtacattgaaaatattgaaaaaataaatagcagggggtgttactggaccgataccaagcccaaatatgcgattaaaaaaattttgtctgtctgtctgttcaggcatcacgtgaaaactaacggttcgatttcgatgaaacttggtataattataccttattatcctgggcataaaataggatactttttatcccggaaaaatacgtagaaaaaaaaataaatcttaatttttcttaatttttccgtgCGGACgtagtcgcgggcggaagctagtctttaatattatgtcagaattttttttgttaaataaagataaatcgATAATCGTTATGCAGTAATTTAAAGAACAGATTTTTAGATTTGAAtctgtacactgtacagtatACACAATCCAGCTCGAAGGaccttataatataaatgaatagaCTTGTTTTAGCGATCAAATCGTGCGATGGCGAGAATAGATTGACTAGCCTGTTTGTGATTGCATGTGTACCGAATTgatgtaataacaataatgtGCATTGCACAGACATTGaaccttatttaaataatgtaatggCCTGATTGACTTCATTTTTATggtatactagatttccgcccgcggcttcgtttgcgttttcaaaggaagacctgcatagttcccgttcccgtgggatttccaggataaagtgatgaatttcattgtaatcggttcagtagaatttgcgtgaaagaataacaaacacacacacaatacacatcctcacaaactttcgcatttataatattagtgggATGAGTAAATGTATTCGTTCACGAGTTCTAATGCACTTTCTTCAGCGATTGTGACTCGTAAGTCTGTTTGTATGAGGTCAATGTCTATCAAATGTACAAAAGTTTAAATTCGTCTTAAATCGTTTAGTTCGTGTATTTGACAGTAgaataaaaaagacgtgtggcactcggggactgccacggccgcggtaaagctattgcatagcatgccttcgagccacacctccgtgcccgtcggagtggggagcgtgaggtttttcgttacgcaatttctggattcggt
This window of the Colias croceus chromosome 5, ilColCroc2.1 genome carries:
- the LOC123691739 gene encoding uncharacterized protein LOC123691739; this encodes MALCACKCLNVILQSDKMEEITDIERLELSPTEQRDIFFSEKLISCPLSILRNTVVQPALVGDRVVGRWTVESCLACGQTTFAKLQEKDIALINKSIQTTQENIINLKKATNFSPVFNLLVPDLSNDADMKENIDTNNQVIGTKNDLLSMAAIGLRKQLNQNLQSQLEAIEEAVRQYKEQKYAEYEAYRERAQRDHKILSSIISKTRNSADSDGWINNNSVDNGPPSPLAPPLQRRRLSSLKDAKKFTHNVVKTNAQIPHEEDSLDAEDIFDLEGMDSRNMASDFDDYDSDPEGSNDEGIHIARGRGAAADVARSLPVSVPAYPHHAAHAELDDFEETQDIAASIKALARSVHGDVFELPRPRFSTQI
- the LOC123691919 gene encoding cysteine--tRNA ligase, cytoplasmic → MSKRSQPSWSPPVRSEARPTLKLYNSLTRQKEEFVCSNGNRVNWYSCGPTVYDASHMGHARSYISFDILRRVLADYFGYDIFFVMNITDIDDKIIKRGRQNYLYEKYIGEEKSLNTIVDDATAVVDYYEEVVKNTADVDKKNCLQKILDNVARAVKELKAAVESNDEEKINSAKAEMLKSAKDPLSEWLDSKYGASVTDNAVFTKLSRYWENEYHKDMKALNILPPDVLTRVSEYVPQIIEFIQKIIDNGLAYESKGSVYFNVSEFDGKDKHHYARLVPEAYGDAKSLQEGEGDLSDESAEKKSPNDFALWKKSKAGEPSWDSPWGAGRPGWHIECSAMAGDVCGSNLDIHTGGVDLKFPHHDNELAQSEAYFDKPGWVNYFLHTGHLTIAGCKMSKSLKNFVTISDALRRHTARQLRIAFLLHGWKDTLDYSDNTMEMAIQTEKLFNEFFLTVKDALRSGYDEGCGGEWSPEEQQLSNKIATVKEQVHAALCDNIDTRSAIDALRELVGAVHVYLRQTTPRNSPLLASAARYVTDILHIFGAIEGPRGLIGFPVGDANNVCLEEAVMPYLEALSVFRGQVRDAARTAACGPVLALCDALRDCVLPELGVRLEDKPDRTIVKLVSKEELAREREEKKRIEAEKQKKKEELLKAQKAKEEQKKIPPGEMFKRESDKYSKFDDKGLPTHDHEGKELSKGLVKKLQKLQQAQEKKYNEYLASINSS